AGATGAGgtagttatttatttagtacATTAACAGTTGAATATAATATCCAAATTCACTATGTgtgtcttattttttattttttgtcccaTTGAACCTTTATTTTCCATCTGCTGCAGCGTTGCCTTAAAATCTGAAATCCGTAAACTCAACATCGTCCATTTGCTGATTTGGGTGCTGATGGCAGCTCAGGTGAGGACAAACCTttggaaatgtatttttatgttgtggtcAGCTCTATAACAGTATTGTCTTTTCCGCCTCAGGTCACCGTGAGCCAGCTGAACCTGGTGTCTCACAAAGTAGTGGCCTCTCCATACCAGTGGGAGTACCCCTACCTCCTGAGCATAGTTCCAACAGTTTTCAGCTTCTTGGCTTTGCCTCGGAATAACATCAGCTACCTGGTTATTTCCATGATCAGCGCCGGGCTCTTCTGCGTGGCCCCGCTGATCTATGGCGGCATGGAGATGTTCCCAGTGGCTCAGCAGCTGTATCGCCATGGCAAGGCATACCGGTTCATCTTTGGCTTCTCCGCTGTGTCTGTGATGTACCTCGTCGTCGTCATTGCTGTGCAGGTGCATGCATGGCAGATCTACTACAGCAAGAAGCTGCTGGACCAGTGGTTCACCAGCAcacaggagaagaagaagaaatgaattCAGCTTCAGCATGCCAAGACTGACCATCACGGTGGACAAAGAGGATCTTAGAACTGAAGTTTGTTTGGAAAACCAAGAGAAGAGACTCAAAGAAGCTGCTGTTGAGCAtctttttctatatttataCTTGACAGTGATGATTTCATTGTTGGTGAAAAATCAGTCTTTGGATATCCTTTGATTACTTTCATGCTGTACATAAAATTTCCTGCCATTTCATTATTACCAAAAAACAACGTTTTTCTTTGAAACTCATTATTGTGGGTATAGACAGTGAATCCTGGAAGAAAACTGGTggtatgtaaaatatttttaacaaatgacACTGAACTGAGAATAAACAAGGGATTTAATTTGCCATGGTACAAGTTAACATGATTAAACATTACAAagtacattttaatttcttaataaACTACagttaacatgttttttctgcATACTACATTAATACATGATTATTTACAAAATGTGTAATATCTGAATCTCGGCTGCATCACTTACAAACAGAATGTAATCAGACTGTCTAATTTCTCAACTCAGCATCttaattttataaatttgacacacaaaacaaattaaaaaggtaaagcttagtttaaaaaatatttaaaaataataaagaaattattcctcctttttttttaacctgtatgTAATCATCCTCCATCATTAAACCACAAGAATAACTGAAAaccccaagaaaaaaaaactttttctaagAATTACATGGTAACAAACAATCAGTATGTTTCACTGAAACAACCAGCATCTGCCTTGTTTGGCAAATATTAATATCATAGACTCGACTGTCTAACTGACAGTGTTCTTAAACTTCACTTAAGCGCAAAAGCATTTCCCTTTGAGGATCTGACGCAcctgggaaaaaaagagaatcaaAATGTTATTCAGTCATTACATAGGACCATGGACAGtctttcatttataaaatggttTTGTAACAAGAatcttaaaaaacattttgtagtCATTGAGAATTTTAACATCTGAATTATCTGAATTCATAAACCCTCCTGTTGTCTTTTGGGGTCAGTTTGACCCGTCTGGAAATATTgagttttcatcatttttattaaaacagtcCAAAAATACTGGAGGGTGTTAAATACTATGGTCTTCATTACACCTCATTCATGTCAGATTTAAGGTGTGACGAAGAATTAGTTCACAATTTATACTAAATACTAATGAATAAGAGGTGAACTACGCAGAGTAATTTTGACCCCAGAGGTACAAGGTGTAGCATTACGAGGGTTCGTATAAAAAGAGTCTGAGTGCACGTTGCCTGGAAACTACTTCATTTACAACTCCAGTCAAGTCTATCAGCTACCACAGAAGTAATTTTGCTTTTTCAAGTCAATGATTGACTTTTTTAGTGTTAATACATCACATATATTTTATATGCAAACTCCCAAAAGTCATAAAAATCCAATGATAGAAGTTCTA
This DNA window, taken from Melanotaenia boesemani isolate fMelBoe1 chromosome 24, fMelBoe1.pri, whole genome shotgun sequence, encodes the following:
- the LOC121635830 gene encoding protein jagunal homolog 1-B gives rise to the protein MASRAGPRAAGTDGSDFAHRERVASHYQMSVALKSEIRKLNIVHLLIWVLMAAQVTVSQLNLVSHKVVASPYQWEYPYLLSIVPTVFSFLALPRNNISYLVISMISAGLFCVAPLIYGGMEMFPVAQQLYRHGKAYRFIFGFSAVSVMYLVVVIAVQVHAWQIYYSKKLLDQWFTSTQEKKKK